From Alteribacter lacisalsi, a single genomic window includes:
- a CDS encoding Nmad3 family putative nucleotide modification protein, giving the protein MPKLILSRKGFDSSAGHGYSPYDPETGRYIVLPIPEMSGRKGGYTYSQLPLKPGYMNGETKAGNLRELIHDPVLNYSKKTRDVVDKHPAHYDPVTGRPPWDPSGPDYGAFGQSDAAAGHLRNHNVREGSVFLFFSRFKPVSQHLHPLDPRLAWNDGAYFLYGWLKVGKVYTASNQDELPEEIRRTHPHGSQSDFENRQNNIIFTASDRLFEDSEIPGTGMFPKLTDELLLSSEAHRSRPTIWKLPSFFQEERYCPTYLNAPKTLKDRWFHCTDDQNYCYVQSTARGQEYVSPLEGKSEVWLRELFQKVNL; this is encoded by the coding sequence ATGCCAAAACTCATCCTGAGCCGCAAAGGCTTTGACTCATCCGCCGGCCACGGCTACTCTCCGTATGATCCTGAAACGGGCCGCTACATCGTGCTCCCGATTCCCGAAATGAGCGGGCGAAAAGGCGGTTACACATACAGCCAACTGCCACTCAAGCCCGGGTACATGAACGGAGAAACAAAAGCCGGTAACCTGCGCGAGCTGATCCATGATCCGGTACTCAATTACAGCAAAAAGACCCGGGACGTCGTAGACAAGCACCCGGCTCACTACGACCCGGTTACCGGACGGCCGCCGTGGGATCCGAGCGGACCTGACTATGGGGCATTCGGCCAGTCCGATGCGGCAGCCGGTCATCTTCGTAACCACAATGTGCGCGAAGGGAGTGTGTTCCTTTTTTTCAGCCGGTTCAAGCCCGTAAGTCAGCACCTGCACCCGCTCGATCCGCGGTTGGCGTGGAATGACGGGGCGTATTTTCTCTACGGCTGGCTGAAGGTGGGGAAGGTGTACACCGCCTCTAATCAGGACGAGCTGCCGGAAGAGATCCGCCGCACCCATCCTCACGGGTCGCAGTCGGACTTCGAAAACCGCCAGAATAATATCATTTTCACAGCGTCCGACCGGTTGTTCGAGGACAGCGAGATCCCCGGAACGGGCATGTTTCCAAAGCTTACAGATGAGCTCCTTTTGTCATCAGAGGCGCACCGAAGCCGGCCGACCATCTGGAAGCTGCCGTCCTTTTTTCAGGAAGAGAGGTACTGTCCTACGTACCTGAACGCCCCAAAAACCTTAAAGGACCGCTGGTTTCACTGCACGGACGATCAGAATTACTGCTACGTCCAGTCCACCGCCCGGGGGCAGGAGTACGTATCCCCGCTGGAAGGAAAAAGTGAAGTGTGGCTGAGGGAACTGTTTCAAAAAGTGAACCTTTGA
- a CDS encoding iron-containing alcohol dehydrogenase family protein gives MSFEAPTVHPGPGTYQCATGVFNRLENDLKDYQYSRVLLVHGEESLKAAKAYLPDFNETEVSWIQYRGICSDSETERVAEAAQQAGSQAVIGLGGGSVLDLAKAAASRLAQDAILLPTLASTCAAWTGLSVIYDDEHRFTRFDVYNRPARLVLVEPRIIATAPIDYLRAGIADTLAKWYEARALAETLGDPPVPVALALSTARYCQTALLEHAEEAVRSAEKGELSPALQKVIETNILAGGLVGSLGEKYGRVAAAHSVHNALTQFEETRTLLHGEKVAYGILVQLVLERRKEEIRQLRPFYQALRLPSTLEDLDLRNTPEVKEDLANWTLKPGESIHQMGKSVTETDLVRAIDELEAERAVNHPRGQGSRLSD, from the coding sequence ATGAGCTTTGAAGCACCCACCGTTCATCCGGGACCCGGTACATACCAATGCGCCACCGGCGTTTTTAACAGACTCGAGAACGACTTAAAAGACTATCAATACAGCCGTGTTCTTCTCGTTCACGGCGAAGAGTCACTCAAAGCAGCAAAAGCCTATCTGCCTGATTTCAACGAAACAGAAGTTTCCTGGATTCAGTACCGGGGCATCTGCTCAGACTCTGAAACCGAAAGAGTCGCAGAAGCCGCTCAACAAGCCGGGTCACAGGCGGTGATTGGACTTGGCGGCGGAAGCGTACTCGACCTCGCTAAAGCGGCTGCCAGCCGGCTCGCTCAGGACGCGATTCTTTTGCCGACGCTCGCCTCCACGTGCGCGGCGTGGACCGGGCTCTCCGTTATTTACGATGACGAGCACCGCTTTACCCGGTTTGACGTGTACAATCGGCCTGCCCGTCTCGTACTTGTGGAACCGCGCATCATCGCAACCGCGCCTATTGACTACCTCCGCGCTGGCATTGCCGACACACTCGCCAAATGGTACGAAGCCCGTGCACTGGCAGAAACTCTCGGCGATCCGCCGGTTCCTGTGGCGCTTGCACTGAGCACGGCTCGATACTGCCAGACTGCACTTCTTGAACATGCGGAGGAAGCGGTGCGCTCGGCGGAAAAAGGCGAGCTCAGTCCGGCCCTGCAAAAGGTGATTGAAACAAATATTCTCGCAGGCGGCCTCGTGGGCAGTCTCGGAGAAAAATACGGCCGTGTCGCTGCCGCCCATTCGGTGCACAACGCCCTCACGCAATTTGAAGAAACCCGCACGCTGCTCCACGGGGAAAAGGTGGCGTACGGCATTCTCGTTCAGCTCGTTCTTGAAAGGCGCAAGGAAGAAATCCGTCAGCTTAGACCCTTCTATCAGGCTCTAAGACTACCATCCACTCTCGAAGATCTCGATCTCAGAAACACACCGGAGGTCAAAGAAGATCTTGCCAACTGGACTCTTAAACCGGGCGAGTCGATTCACCAGATGGGTAAGAGCGTCACCGAAACCGATCTCGTCCGTGCTATCGATGAACTGGAAGCCGAACGAGCAGTCAATCACCCACGAGGGCAAGGAAGCCGTTTATCTGACTAA